Proteins encoded within one genomic window of Aquarana catesbeiana isolate 2022-GZ linkage group LG03, ASM4218655v1, whole genome shotgun sequence:
- the LOC141134179 gene encoding olfactory receptor 10A7-like gives MYGQNQTRIAEILLLGFQNTYHLKVFLFIIFLLIYTVTITGNFVIVVLVSVNSRLHTPMYFFLSLLSSSEVISTTNIVPKMLSVIMKNGDSMSFSACLTQFYIFSASTNSECFLLTVMSFDRYLAICNPLRYISIMDFKLQFNLALWPWLTGLLVTLLITILVYNLQFCGPNVIDHFFCDLSPILQLSCSDTTTVKAQAFIFSVPVIVLPFIFIVVTYVFISFAILRISSHNMRQKAFSTCSSHLAVVCMYYGTLIIVYLFPSTGHSPSVSKVLSLLYVIVTPFFNPIIYSLRNREILVALRNSICKTTYDINGGIQ, from the coding sequence ATGTATGGTCAAAACCAGACAAGAATTGCAGAAATTCTGCTTCTAGGTTTTCAGAACACTTATCATCTGAAGGTTTTCCTCTTCATTATCTTCCTTCTGATCTACACTGTGACAATAACAGGGAATTTTGTGATTGTAGTATTGGTGTCCGTTAATAGCCGACTGCACACTCCTATGTATTTCTTCCTCAGCCTTCTGTCTTCTTCTGAAGTCATTTCCACCACCAACATTGTGCCCAAAATGCTTTCAGTCATCATGAAAAATGGTGACTCAATGTCTTTTTCTGCTTGTTTGACTCAGTTTTACATCTTCTCAGCTTCGACGAATTCTGAATGTTTTCTTCTCACTGTAATGTCTTTTGACCGATACTTGGCCATTTGTAACCCACTGAGATACATCTCCATCATGGACTTCAAGCTTCAATTCAACTTGGCATTATGGCCGTGGTTAACTGGCCTTCTGGTAACTTTGCTTATCACCATTCTGGTTTATAACTTGCAGTTCTGTGGACCCAATGTAATAGACCACTTCTTCTGTGATTTGTCACCCATATTACAGCTTTCTTGTTCGGACACGACCACAGTAAAAGCTCAGGCCTTCATATTTTCAGTTCCTGTCATTGTCTTGCCATTTATTTTCATTGTCGTTACCTATGTCTTCATATCCTTTGCCATCTTGAGGATATCATCACACAACATGCGGCAGAAGGCCTTCTCCACTTGCAGTTCCCACCTGGctgttgtatgtatgtattatgGGACTCTAATTATTGTGTACCTTTTTCCATCAACAGGTCATTCTCCAAGTGTCAGCAAAGTTCTATCTTTACTATATGTAATAGTGACCCCATTTTTTAACCCAATCATATACAGTTTAAGGAATCGGGAAATTCTAGTAGCTCTTAGGAACTCAATATGTAAGACAACATATGACATAAATGGAGGCATACAGTAA